In the genome of Nocardia sp. NBC_00416, one region contains:
- the rplA gene encoding 50S ribosomal protein L1, whose product MAKRSKAYLAAAEKIDRDKLYSPLAAARLAKDTATTKTDATVEVAVRLGVDPRKADQMVRGTVNLPHGTGKTARVIVFAAGEKAAEAEAAGADAVGAEDLIERIQGGWLDFDAAIATPDQMAKVGRIARVLGPRGLMPNPKTGTVTTDVTKAVNDIKGGKINFRVDKQANLHFVIGKASFDDSKLVENYGAALDEILRAKPSTAKGRYVKKVTVSTNTGPGIPVDPNRTRNLLEEDA is encoded by the coding sequence ATGGCAAAACGAAGCAAGGCGTACCTCGCCGCCGCCGAGAAGATCGACCGCGACAAGCTGTACTCGCCGTTGGCCGCGGCACGGTTGGCCAAGGACACCGCCACCACCAAGACGGACGCGACCGTCGAGGTCGCCGTCCGGCTCGGCGTCGACCCCCGCAAGGCCGACCAGATGGTGCGCGGCACGGTGAACCTGCCGCACGGCACCGGCAAGACCGCCCGCGTCATCGTGTTCGCGGCCGGTGAGAAGGCTGCCGAGGCCGAGGCCGCGGGCGCCGACGCGGTGGGCGCCGAGGACCTGATCGAGCGGATCCAGGGCGGCTGGCTGGATTTCGACGCCGCGATCGCCACCCCGGACCAGATGGCCAAGGTCGGCCGGATCGCCCGCGTGCTGGGCCCGCGCGGTCTGATGCCGAACCCGAAGACCGGCACGGTCACCACCGATGTGACCAAGGCGGTCAACGACATCAAGGGTGGCAAGATCAACTTCCGGGTCGACAAGCAGGCCAACCTGCACTTCGTGATCGGTAAGGCCTCCTTCGACGACAGCAAGCTGGTCGAGAACTACGGTGCCGCGCTGGACGAGATCCTGCGGGCCAAGCCCTCGACCGCCAAGGGGCGTTACGTCAAGAAGGTGACGGTCTCGACGAACACCGGACCGGGCATCCCGGTGGACCCGAACCGCACCCGCAACCTCCTGGAGGAGGACGCGTAA
- the nusG gene encoding transcription termination/antitermination protein NusG, with product MSTPENDTTDEFPVDDQAAEEAAVSVEEPASDAEPVAADEAAPADEAAPVSADAEEEPDPVEQMKAVLRRAPGDWYVIHSYAGYENKVKTNLETRVQNLDLEDYIFQVEVPTEEVTEIKNGQRKSVNRKVLPGYILVRMDLNDESWGAVRNTPGVTGFVGATSRPSPLTINEVVKFLVPASQQKKAAPAAASAGGESAGETKAKPTIEVDFEIGESVTVMDGPFATLPATISEVNAEQQKLKVLVSIFGRETPVELEFTKVAKI from the coding sequence GTGAGCACCCCGGAGAACGACACCACCGACGAGTTCCCGGTCGACGATCAAGCGGCCGAGGAAGCCGCCGTATCCGTCGAGGAGCCGGCGTCCGACGCCGAGCCCGTGGCTGCCGACGAGGCCGCACCCGCCGACGAAGCCGCACCGGTGTCCGCCGACGCGGAGGAAGAACCGGACCCGGTAGAGCAGATGAAGGCCGTGCTGCGGCGTGCTCCCGGCGACTGGTACGTGATCCACTCCTATGCCGGGTACGAGAACAAGGTGAAGACCAATCTCGAGACCCGTGTGCAGAACCTGGACCTGGAGGATTACATCTTCCAGGTGGAGGTGCCCACCGAAGAGGTCACCGAGATCAAGAACGGTCAGCGCAAGAGCGTCAACCGTAAGGTGCTGCCGGGCTACATCCTGGTCCGGATGGATCTGAACGACGAATCCTGGGGTGCGGTCCGCAATACCCCGGGTGTCACCGGGTTCGTGGGCGCGACGTCGCGTCCCTCGCCGCTGACCATCAACGAAGTGGTGAAATTCCTCGTCCCGGCTTCGCAGCAGAAGAAGGCCGCGCCGGCCGCCGCATCCGCCGGTGGGGAAAGCGCCGGCGAGACCAAGGCCAAGCCCACCATCGAGGTCGATTTCGAGATCGGCGAGTCGGTGACCGTGATGGACGGCCCGTTCGCGACGCTGCCCGCCACCATCTCCGAGGTCAACGCCGAACAGCAGAAGCTCAAGGTGCTCGTCTCGATCTTCGGACGCGAGACCCCGGTCGAGCTGGAATTCACCAAGGTCGCCAAGATCTAG
- the rplK gene encoding 50S ribosomal protein L11, with amino-acid sequence MPPKKKKLAGIIKLQIQAGAANPAPPVGPALGQHGVNIMEFCKAYNAATESQRGNVVPVEISVYEDRSFDFKLKTPPAARLLLKAAGVQKGSPEPHRNKVATVTMDQVREIAKTKQEDLNANDIDQAAKIIAGTARSMGITVEG; translated from the coding sequence ATGCCCCCCAAGAAGAAGAAGCTCGCCGGGATCATCAAGCTTCAGATCCAGGCCGGCGCGGCGAATCCGGCTCCGCCGGTGGGCCCGGCGCTCGGTCAGCACGGCGTCAACATCATGGAGTTCTGCAAGGCGTACAACGCCGCGACCGAATCGCAGCGCGGCAATGTCGTCCCGGTCGAGATCTCGGTGTACGAGGATCGGTCCTTCGACTTCAAGCTGAAGACCCCGCCCGCTGCCCGGCTCCTGCTGAAGGCCGCCGGTGTGCAGAAGGGTTCGCCCGAGCCGCATCGCAACAAGGTCGCCACGGTGACCATGGATCAGGTGCGCGAGATCGCCAAGACCAAGCAGGAAGATCTGAACGCCAACGATATCGATCAGGCGGCCAAGATCATCGCTGGGACCGCGCGCTCGATGGGTATCACCGTCGAAGGCTGA
- the secE gene encoding preprotein translocase subunit SecE, with the protein MTDERDTRRGGYGADDGDNAAAAAQRPSGKRSARRGRSTSSGASDTGSIATIDRPARKAETKSGRAERERSRNPFKRLFKFLREVIAELRKVIWPNRKQMITYTTVVLVFVVFMVAFISGLDLAFIKGVDWLFG; encoded by the coding sequence GTGACCGACGAGCGGGACACCCGCCGCGGCGGATACGGCGCCGACGACGGCGATAACGCCGCCGCTGCTGCGCAGCGTCCGAGCGGAAAGCGCTCCGCTCGCCGGGGCCGGTCCACTTCATCGGGCGCGTCCGATACCGGTTCGATCGCGACCATCGATCGGCCCGCGCGCAAGGCCGAGACGAAGTCCGGCCGAGCCGAACGCGAGCGGTCCCGGAATCCGTTCAAGCGTTTGTTCAAGTTCCTGCGTGAGGTGATCGCGGAACTGCGGAAGGTTATCTGGCCCAACCGGAAGCAGATGATCACCTATACGACCGTTGTTCTGGTGTTCGTGGTCTTCATGGTCGCGTTCATCAGCGGGTTGGATCTGGCGTTCATCAAGGGTGTCGACTGGTTGTTCGGTTAG